The DNA sequence AAGAGCGTCCATTGCTTTGTGAGCTTGCTGCTCATGTGGTTTTGGAGGTAACTTACACTGAGCCAGGTATTAAAGGCGATACCGCGACAAATGCTACTAAACCAGCCACCATGGAAACTGGTGCTGAAATTCAAGTACCCCTATTCATTAACCAAGGGGATACGATAAAAGTCGATACGCGTACGAGATCGTATGTGGAACGTGTAAAAGTATAATAACCCTATGAAACCATCAGAGATTAAAAGCCTGATTGACTTTATCTCTAAGTCAGGACTTAACGAGGTAAAAATTGAAACGGAAGAATTTAAAATTTCTGTCGTTCGTGAGCCAGAGCAACCTACTCGCGTAGTAGAAACCGTCGCTGCAGCAGCAGCTGCGCCGGCAGCCGCTCCAGCACCCGTAGTGTCCCAGGTACCAGCCTCAACTCCTGCGCCGGCAGCAGCGCCAGCAGCAGAGACCAATGCTAATTTGGTAACGATTAAAGCACCAATGATTGGTACTTTTTACAAGTCTGCCAATCCAGAATCTCCAGCCTTCGCGAATGTAGGTGACAAGATTTCGGCAGGTCAGACGGTATG is a window from the Persicobacter psychrovividus genome containing:
- the accB gene encoding acetyl-CoA carboxylase biotin carboxyl carrier protein, which encodes MKPSEIKSLIDFISKSGLNEVKIETEEFKISVVREPEQPTRVVETVAAAAAAPAAAPAPVVSQVPASTPAPAAAPAAETNANLVTIKAPMIGTFYKSANPESPAFANVGDKISAGQTVCIIEAMKLFNEIESEVSGTIVEILVDDATPVEFDTPLFLVDPTK